From Draconibacterium halophilum, one genomic window encodes:
- the aepY gene encoding phosphonopyruvate decarboxylase, producing MIKPELFYKWLTNADIDFFSGVPDSLLKDICAYITDHTSPEKHIIAANEGNAVALAAGYHMASGKIPLVYMQNSGLGNIVNPLLSLTNKQVYNIPLLMMIGWRGEPGKKDEPQHVAQGRLTLDLLETMEVPYQILSDDADEAKKQFDLAITHISENNQPYALVIRKGLFERYKLKATIKNSYTLIREEAIKQIVEKLSGNEIIVSTTGKTSRELFEIREALGQGHDSDFLTVGCMGHANQIAVGMAIAKPNRKVICIDGDGALLMHMGSMAINGAVSPKNFIHIVINNGSHESVGGQPTVADSIDVVKIAEASNYKSAISVSSSEALNSVLTEIDAIEGPALIEIKTKVGSRDDLGRPTVKPVDNKKALMQNFKSK from the coding sequence ATGATAAAACCGGAACTTTTTTATAAGTGGCTGACAAACGCTGACATCGATTTTTTTAGTGGTGTCCCCGATTCGCTGCTAAAAGATATTTGTGCGTATATAACTGATCATACTTCTCCGGAAAAGCATATTATCGCTGCTAACGAAGGAAATGCAGTTGCACTTGCTGCCGGGTACCACATGGCATCCGGGAAAATTCCACTGGTTTACATGCAGAATTCCGGTTTAGGCAATATAGTTAATCCACTGCTTTCGCTTACCAATAAACAAGTGTACAATATTCCACTATTAATGATGATTGGATGGAGGGGAGAACCCGGGAAAAAAGACGAACCTCAGCACGTTGCACAAGGCCGTTTAACATTGGATTTACTCGAAACGATGGAAGTTCCTTATCAGATACTCAGCGACGATGCCGATGAGGCAAAAAAGCAGTTTGATTTGGCCATTACACATATTTCCGAAAATAATCAACCTTACGCATTGGTAATCCGCAAAGGACTATTCGAGAGGTATAAATTAAAAGCCACCATCAAGAATAGCTACACGTTAATTCGGGAAGAAGCGATTAAGCAAATAGTGGAAAAACTATCGGGTAACGAGATAATTGTTTCTACAACAGGCAAAACCTCGCGAGAGTTATTTGAAATACGTGAAGCATTAGGTCAGGGACACGATTCAGATTTTCTGACCGTTGGTTGTATGGGTCACGCCAACCAGATTGCCGTTGGAATGGCCATTGCAAAACCCAATCGTAAAGTAATTTGTATTGATGGCGATGGTGCCTTGTTGATGCACATGGGTTCGATGGCGATAAACGGAGCAGTATCTCCCAAAAATTTCATTCATATTGTGATAAACAACGGTTCGCACGAATCGGTTGGTGGCCAACCTACTGTAGCCGACAGTATTGATGTGGTTAAAATTGCGGAGGCCAGTAATTATAAATCAGCTATTTCAGTTTCCTCATCTGAAGCTTTGAATTCAGTACTTACAGAAATTGACGCAATTGAAGGACCTGCCCTTATTGAAATAAAAACAAAAGTTGGATCGCGCGACGATCTTGGTCGTCCAACAGTAAAACCTGTGGATAACAAAAAAGCTTTGATGCAAAACTTTAAATCAAAGTAA
- a CDS encoding phosphonoacetaldehyde reductase yields MQHVIYQNNEYAELKKLLSAHKPENICVVHTKRSYKYSGAETFIIKLIGSGYSTFSDFNPNPKYDDLKKGLDLINSGTFKLIIAIGGGTAIDIAKMMKALAYKNCNLERVIKGNEQITETGIPLLAIPTTAGTGAEATQFSVMYIGKKKYSISSEYIYPEYVYLDPTFSMSAPPYLTACTGLDALCQAVEALWCVNATEESNTYAEEAISLVHNNLPDAVNNNTEEAKAAMQTAAYLAGKAINITRTTAPHALSYAFTSYYGIPHGHAVAMSLPFFVEFNYAVTATDCMDKRGADAVRQRIELFFKAFNTNSDNAKTDLQEYFSKIGIETSISRLIENFDRSIIIDNVNTQRLGNNPRKVTSETISQFIARTT; encoded by the coding sequence ATGCAGCATGTCATTTATCAGAATAACGAATACGCCGAATTAAAGAAGCTACTTTCAGCACACAAACCTGAGAATATTTGTGTTGTACACACAAAACGTTCGTATAAATATTCAGGGGCTGAAACATTCATAATAAAATTAATTGGCAGCGGTTATTCTACTTTTTCCGATTTTAATCCGAACCCAAAGTACGACGACCTAAAGAAGGGACTAGACCTGATTAACTCGGGAACATTTAAACTTATTATTGCAATTGGTGGAGGAACAGCAATAGATATTGCCAAGATGATGAAAGCGCTGGCATATAAAAACTGCAACCTGGAACGTGTAATAAAAGGAAATGAACAAATAACCGAAACCGGCATTCCTCTGTTAGCCATTCCAACAACAGCGGGAACAGGAGCCGAGGCTACCCAATTTTCGGTAATGTACATCGGGAAAAAGAAATATTCCATTTCATCGGAATATATTTATCCTGAATATGTTTATCTCGATCCCACATTTTCAATGTCGGCACCGCCATATTTGACAGCATGTACAGGGCTGGATGCTTTGTGCCAAGCTGTTGAAGCCCTTTGGTGCGTTAATGCAACAGAAGAATCAAACACTTATGCAGAAGAAGCTATATCGTTAGTGCACAACAACCTACCAGATGCAGTTAATAATAACACAGAAGAAGCAAAAGCCGCCATGCAAACAGCGGCTTACCTTGCGGGTAAAGCCATAAACATAACACGCACAACAGCTCCGCATGCACTTTCATACGCTTTTACCAGCTACTATGGCATTCCGCACGGTCATGCTGTTGCAATGAGCCTGCCTTTTTTTGTTGAGTTTAATTATGCAGTTACCGCTACCGATTGTATGGATAAACGTGGAGCTGATGCAGTGCGCCAACGAATCGAGTTATTTTTTAAAGCATTCAACACGAATAGCGACAATGCGAAAACTGATCTGCAGGAATATTTCTCAAAAATTGGCATTGAAACATCCATATCAAGACTAATCGAGAACTTCGACCGTTCTATCATAATTGATAATGTAAATACACAGCGTTTAGGTAATAATCCGCGAAAAGTAACCAGCGAGACAATCTCTCAATTTATTGCCAGAACCACTTAA
- the yidC gene encoding membrane protein insertase YidC → MDKLLAPFIYLIRKIFEISYSLTDNYGVSILLLSFVISLLLLPIFIYIEKAKKRDDAIKRRMQPLVDEIKQVYTGQQRYYYLKTLNRQFGYSQFKALVPILSLLVQIPFFIAAYQYLDNLEAIQRVSFGPLADLSEPDHLFGIVNVLPIIMTVVNLLTAWFYTRNGNTSERKQMIVIAGVFLVLLFNLPSGLVLYWTMNNVFAFLRLFVTNREVFKGRYNFTFEIKTTLLSSYLFLVSVMFIAQINWAMEHGFASLPLRLFLGAFGCLILVSLAAPIWKNYRAKFIYVFNQNKRNYMHCLHASLPLSVFVNLILYTVFENNDFLNNTLLFIGACVLLIVLFQLLILPARTINKTLQHSHIPNHLPLVFFIAGIYFYVSHKYYPGEGYSHLLSASLITIVVSQLLYSIFVYNRKPAIKWVAYVIRFIILVLTTIQLLYVAQFVADTPLKLGLFGLRINILGDNTAEGIVKPGLIILGLMLLRTMSDFKISPKAKWVSDMILAALTVTFTTALIFFWHPLMVYASLPSEFDFNAVDIFTKNLHFVLMISGLLCAFFFIVPRSYKPFVLIVFLTTSILSFINSIVIPLDLGSLQIDKFSKAQNLAAPFSKYLLELGIILALGFLFTQILKKRYNNYLIWAIFSLHLLVAGQALFAVHQSKSDSGNDNMDLSQNKIMFSKSEENILFILADGIQGKFIEQMMRENNDLRESYTGFTWYSNSVSVSNYTHTSVPVIMSGTRFYADSLNADSKHDIRYKITDAADSFINKVHANGYSMTSTHMHYSRANYNAIENFIPEYGSKIDELALKNNFKLKTFEVWYNRLWENALLFSSPLFMKSALYNDAEWIIQTDEISQDLDKYNYLKLLVNLSDASSKEPSFIYLHNHSGHNPWYILNDDATFEVDVHPYDNNLWVMQEYARLFNWMREENVFDNTKIIVVSDHGISWGHHDGEISLPMPKNWDENVAKSLDLNLKKYWRLNALLMVKDFNAKTDFTEDNMLMTNADASYIAFNNDYIDSLKAMDQRTVTSFHVDWQGSFAKYKKHPIRNTYHIKDNIFDLNNWTRTK, encoded by the coding sequence ATGGATAAACTATTAGCACCGTTTATATACCTTATCCGTAAGATCTTTGAAATCAGTTATAGCCTAACAGATAACTACGGCGTATCTATACTTCTGTTAAGTTTTGTGATTTCGCTGTTGTTGCTTCCCATTTTTATTTATATCGAAAAAGCCAAAAAACGCGACGATGCTATAAAAAGAAGAATGCAGCCTTTGGTTGACGAAATTAAACAAGTGTATACTGGGCAGCAGCGCTATTATTACCTTAAAACACTTAACCGACAGTTTGGATACAGCCAGTTTAAAGCCCTTGTTCCGATACTTAGTCTTTTGGTACAGATCCCATTTTTTATAGCCGCTTATCAGTACCTCGACAATCTGGAAGCTATACAACGCGTTTCGTTTGGTCCATTAGCTGATCTATCAGAACCCGATCATTTGTTTGGGATAGTGAATGTGCTCCCGATAATCATGACGGTTGTGAATTTACTGACAGCCTGGTTTTACACACGCAACGGCAATACATCGGAGCGCAAACAAATGATTGTTATTGCCGGGGTTTTTCTTGTTCTGCTTTTCAATCTGCCATCAGGTCTGGTTCTATACTGGACAATGAATAATGTATTTGCATTTTTACGCCTGTTTGTTACCAATAGAGAAGTTTTTAAAGGAAGATATAACTTCACTTTTGAAATAAAAACTACACTCCTTTCATCTTATTTATTTTTAGTTTCGGTGATGTTTATCGCTCAAATTAACTGGGCGATGGAACATGGCTTTGCAAGTTTACCTCTTCGGTTGTTTTTAGGTGCTTTTGGGTGTTTAATTTTGGTGTCACTTGCAGCGCCTATCTGGAAAAATTACAGAGCTAAATTTATTTATGTTTTCAATCAGAATAAGCGCAATTATATGCATTGTCTTCATGCCTCATTGCCCTTAAGTGTATTTGTAAACCTTATTCTTTATACTGTTTTTGAAAACAATGATTTTCTGAACAATACACTTCTTTTTATTGGCGCTTGTGTGCTACTCATCGTGCTTTTTCAATTGTTAATACTACCTGCCCGCACCATTAATAAAACCTTGCAACATAGCCATATTCCAAATCATTTACCATTGGTATTTTTTATTGCCGGGATATATTTCTATGTGTCGCACAAATATTACCCAGGCGAAGGTTACTCTCATCTCCTGAGTGCTTCATTAATCACAATAGTAGTATCTCAATTGCTATACTCGATATTCGTGTATAATCGAAAACCGGCCATAAAATGGGTAGCATATGTTATACGATTTATAATTCTTGTTTTAACCACAATTCAACTGTTATATGTTGCGCAGTTTGTAGCCGACACTCCGCTAAAGCTGGGATTATTTGGTCTGCGTATTAATATTTTGGGCGACAACACAGCCGAAGGAATAGTAAAACCTGGCTTAATTATTTTGGGGTTGATGCTGTTACGGACAATGTCCGATTTTAAAATATCTCCAAAAGCGAAATGGGTATCAGATATGATACTTGCAGCTCTGACTGTTACCTTCACAACAGCACTCATTTTCTTTTGGCATCCTTTGATGGTTTACGCCTCATTGCCCAGCGAATTCGATTTTAATGCTGTAGATATTTTCACCAAAAATCTTCATTTCGTTTTAATGATCTCGGGATTACTTTGTGCGTTCTTTTTTATTGTACCTCGTAGCTATAAACCATTTGTATTAATCGTATTTTTGACAACTTCAATCCTGAGTTTCATTAACAGTATTGTTATTCCTTTAGATTTAGGTTCGCTTCAAATTGACAAGTTTTCGAAAGCACAGAATCTTGCAGCGCCCTTTTCAAAATATCTGTTAGAGCTAGGAATAATATTAGCCCTTGGTTTTTTATTTACCCAAATTCTGAAAAAACGGTACAACAACTATCTGATATGGGCTATTTTTAGCTTACATCTATTGGTTGCAGGCCAGGCATTATTTGCCGTTCATCAATCAAAATCTGATTCCGGAAACGATAACATGGATTTGTCGCAGAATAAAATAATGTTCTCGAAGTCAGAAGAGAATATACTTTTTATTTTAGCTGATGGAATTCAAGGAAAGTTTATCGAACAGATGATGAGGGAGAACAATGATTTACGCGAATCATATACGGGTTTTACGTGGTATTCCAATAGTGTTTCTGTTTCTAATTACACCCACACTTCGGTGCCTGTAATTATGTCCGGAACCCGGTTTTATGCCGATTCGTTAAATGCCGATTCCAAACATGATATTCGGTATAAAATAACCGATGCGGCCGATTCGTTCATTAATAAAGTTCATGCAAATGGATACTCAATGACAAGTACTCACATGCATTATTCCCGGGCAAATTACAATGCAATAGAAAACTTTATACCCGAATATGGTAGTAAAATTGATGAATTGGCTCTAAAAAATAATTTCAAACTAAAAACATTTGAAGTTTGGTATAACCGACTTTGGGAAAATGCCTTACTGTTCAGTTCTCCATTGTTTATGAAATCCGCCTTATATAACGATGCAGAGTGGATTATTCAGACTGACGAGATCTCACAAGATCTGGATAAATACAATTATTTGAAGTTGCTGGTCAATCTTTCTGATGCCTCATCTAAGGAGCCAAGCTTTATTTACCTTCACAATCATTCAGGCCATAATCCGTGGTATATTTTAAACGATGATGCTACATTTGAAGTCGATGTTCATCCGTACGACAACAATCTGTGGGTAATGCAAGAGTATGCGCGACTGTTTAACTGGATGAGAGAAGAAAATGTTTTTGATAACACAAAAATTATTGTGGTGTCGGATCATGGTATTTCATGGGGGCATCACGATGGTGAGATATCGTTACCAATGCCTAAAAACTGGGATGAAAATGTTGCAAAATCACTCGATTTAAACTTAAAAAAATATTGGCGGCTTAATGCCTTGCTTATGGTAAAAGACTTCAATGCAAAAACAGATTTTACAGAAGACAACATGCTAATGACCAATGCCGACGCTTCGTACATAGCCTTCAACAATGATTATATTGATTCGTTGAAAGCAATGGATCAACGTACAGTAACATCCTTCCATGTTGATTGGCAAGGATCATTTGCAAAATATAAGAAACATCCGATTAGAAATACATATCATATTAAAGACAATATTTTTGATTTAAATAATTGGACCAGAACAAAATAA
- a CDS encoding CDP-glycerol glycerophosphotransferase family protein, translating into MILLYIDPASTSALLYIFIAIGATLAFTLKGSFYRIVNFVKGKGFRNNYDFEGHDILFYSEGKQYWNVFLPVIQALEKKNVPCGYLTSDENDPGLAYESSLMKAKYIGNLTMTSVYLNKLKAKFVGMTTPQLDVMMIRRSKNVEHYGHIVHAPIDIFSYRKFAFDYFDSVFCSGYHQIEGIKKLEEKRGTDKKLLLKSGLTYYDVMLEHNKKNGFAKLDNKVVLVAPTWKEYSILNRFGVRFFENLLKDTSFDVILRPHPQSYVSFPEVIGEIEKHFKNEPRFSVDRNPLGNASMEKSSAMISDLSGVIWDYAFLYAKPVILLKTEADAMLGFEGSELDYEMWEMRERPRLGKNFDENDIDDIGAIVTETIENPSVNTLEKLRNESVYNFGKAGETVANQIIDIVNN; encoded by the coding sequence ATGATTCTATTATACATCGATCCCGCATCAACAAGTGCTTTGCTCTATATATTTATTGCAATTGGTGCAACGCTTGCTTTCACCCTGAAAGGTTCTTTTTACCGAATCGTAAATTTTGTAAAAGGGAAAGGCTTTAGAAACAATTACGATTTTGAAGGGCATGATATCCTGTTCTATTCGGAAGGGAAACAATATTGGAATGTTTTTTTACCGGTTATTCAGGCATTGGAGAAAAAAAATGTACCATGCGGCTATCTGACATCGGATGAAAATGATCCCGGGTTAGCGTATGAATCGTCGTTAATGAAGGCAAAATACATTGGCAACCTGACCATGACATCGGTTTATTTGAATAAACTGAAGGCCAAATTTGTTGGAATGACCACGCCGCAGTTGGATGTTATGATGATTCGCCGCTCGAAAAACGTTGAACACTACGGACACATTGTTCATGCCCCAATCGACATCTTTTCGTACCGGAAGTTTGCATTCGATTATTTCGACTCGGTATTTTGTTCAGGCTATCATCAGATAGAAGGGATTAAGAAACTGGAAGAAAAACGAGGAACGGATAAAAAACTACTTTTGAAATCGGGGCTCACTTATTACGATGTAATGTTGGAACACAACAAAAAAAATGGGTTTGCAAAGCTCGACAATAAAGTAGTTTTGGTCGCGCCAACCTGGAAAGAATATTCAATATTAAACCGTTTTGGAGTTCGCTTTTTCGAAAATCTGCTGAAAGATACAAGCTTTGACGTTATTCTTCGTCCTCATCCGCAAAGCTATGTGAGTTTTCCGGAGGTGATTGGAGAAATTGAAAAGCACTTTAAAAACGAGCCACGTTTTTCAGTGGATAGAAATCCTCTGGGAAATGCAAGTATGGAAAAATCGAGCGCGATGATAAGTGATCTGTCGGGCGTTATTTGGGATTACGCATTTTTGTATGCAAAACCTGTAATACTGCTTAAAACCGAGGCCGATGCGATGCTTGGTTTCGAAGGAAGCGAGTTGGATTACGAGATGTGGGAAATGCGCGAGCGACCACGTTTAGGCAAAAATTTCGACGAAAACGACATTGATGATATTGGAGCGATTGTAACTGAAACAATTGAAAATCCGAGTGTAAATACCCTGGAAAAATTACGGAATGAATCGGTATACAATTTTGGCAAAGCCGGTGAAACTGTAGCCAATCAGATTATTGACATTGTAAATAACTAA
- the yidC gene encoding membrane protein insertase YidC — MDSILSPFIYIIRTIYEACYSLTGNYGVSILLLSFAVSLLLLPIFVYIEKAKKRDDAIKRRMQPLVNEIKQVYTGQERYYYLKTLNRQFGYSQFKSLVPILSLLVQIPFFIAAYQYLDNLEAIQGVSFGPLADLSEPDHLFGFVNVLPILMTLVNLLTVWFYTRNGNTSERIQMTVVAGVFLVLLYNLPSGLVLYWTMNNVFAFLRLFITNREVFSRKNVPDSIEANKKPDQKEWYYIFRTKLKKELSLNWQSYLSITIISFIILQLFYTTIISEQLHVVSKIVGRTIAALIISFIASTLSIYYSAIKNGIEKTPTAVILSALFVSLYLYLASLFNYNGVNEDLAIMSLVLSVILQIICVIKTKLLSEIKFKYFFQFILLICLVIQAFHFLSLENTHILELLNFGNSKTNSKMQDVALWGLLFVFIILPFTFRSKAKTKLNPGFISFFLSVLFVSGFVLIWNPLVTFSTFPEAFQFGAKSIINSGLILMPQIILGLLFLYWLLPKSVRFYFSVISVMLVFISVIHSSIIPINVGTLQGLNYSRSSEIDTPYLEYLLEAFANVGLFFLVRLLFRKYKIRHLNILLIILNLIVIGQALYAIQSKDLHRINEGDRIVSLSKNIDISDHNITLSKDKENVVVIMLDMIEGWYFQRYLDENPKTKTIFDGFTYYPNTVSSTNYTGGSMPGLIGGYDFAPLVLDEDKEHTLREKMTMAGEQLRDKSQENGYFYTCSDLPYCKIDKGTYDRYIPIWSDNWSPLKKVLNIGQSRNIGVEILRYNALFFSSPLLFKPVIYDNGSWHMQQKGMNEQNDITRHYNSLRALPYITDNRASKKTFTFMSYKATHFPWDIIAEDGSFVQNVDPYTNNKWGLDIVSNWLKVLKAIDTYDNTRIIIASDHGLRHAKDTAAVMINHPYKNINYDKVPWADMLNFSSLLLVKDFSSTGEITTDSTLMSTLDVQNISFNGNSPLMIDSIDNRTLDAVKVSWEIKMNENKVYPILRQYEINQNIFDINNWTRIK, encoded by the coding sequence ATGGATTCAATATTATCGCCATTTATATACATCATCCGCACCATTTACGAAGCCTGTTACAGTTTAACAGGCAACTATGGCGTATCAATATTGCTTTTAAGTTTTGCCGTTTCGCTGTTACTACTTCCCATATTTGTCTATATCGAAAAAGCCAAAAAACGCGACGATGCTATAAAAAGAAGAATGCAGCCTTTGGTAAACGAAATTAAGCAGGTGTACACCGGACAGGAGCGTTATTATTACCTAAAAACACTTAACCGACAGTTTGGGTACAGCCAGTTTAAATCACTCGTTCCGATACTTAGCCTGTTAGTTCAGATACCTTTTTTTATTGCCGCATATCAATACCTCGACAACTTGGAAGCCATTCAAGGTGTTTCATTTGGCCCACTAGCTGATCTTTCAGAACCCGATCATCTGTTTGGATTCGTGAATGTGCTTCCCATATTAATGACGCTTGTAAATTTACTGACAGTCTGGTTCTATACCCGAAACGGCAATACATCGGAGCGAATTCAAATGACTGTTGTTGCCGGGGTTTTTCTTGTTCTGCTTTACAATCTACCATCAGGTTTGGTTCTTTACTGGACAATGAATAATGTGTTTGCCTTTTTGCGCCTGTTCATTACTAACAGAGAAGTGTTTAGTCGAAAAAATGTACCTGATTCAATTGAAGCAAATAAAAAACCAGATCAGAAAGAGTGGTATTATATATTTCGCACAAAACTGAAAAAAGAGCTATCACTTAACTGGCAAAGCTATCTTTCCATTACGATTATTTCATTCATAATCCTGCAACTATTTTATACTACAATTATTAGTGAACAACTTCATGTGGTTAGTAAAATAGTTGGGCGCACAATAGCGGCATTAATTATATCTTTTATAGCAAGTACTTTAAGCATCTACTACTCTGCCATTAAAAATGGAATAGAAAAAACACCTACAGCTGTTATACTGTCAGCACTATTTGTTTCGCTATATCTATACCTGGCATCACTTTTTAATTACAACGGAGTAAATGAAGATTTAGCAATAATGTCCTTAGTGCTATCGGTAATTCTTCAGATTATTTGTGTGATTAAAACAAAGCTATTATCGGAAATAAAGTTTAAGTATTTCTTCCAGTTCATTTTGTTGATCTGCCTAGTTATTCAGGCTTTTCACTTTCTCTCTTTAGAAAATACTCACATACTTGAGTTATTGAATTTTGGAAATAGCAAAACCAACTCAAAAATGCAGGATGTTGCGTTATGGGGCTTGCTGTTTGTCTTTATCATATTGCCATTTACATTCAGAAGCAAGGCCAAAACCAAATTAAATCCGGGCTTCATTTCGTTTTTTCTGAGCGTTCTATTCGTTTCAGGTTTTGTGCTAATCTGGAATCCCTTAGTTACTTTCTCAACTTTCCCTGAAGCTTTTCAGTTTGGAGCAAAATCAATAATAAATAGTGGTTTAATTCTAATGCCTCAAATTATTTTGGGATTGCTATTTCTATACTGGCTTCTTCCCAAAAGTGTTCGTTTCTATTTTTCTGTCATTTCCGTGATGCTGGTGTTTATTAGTGTTATTCATAGCAGTATAATTCCAATAAATGTAGGAACGCTGCAAGGATTAAACTACTCCAGAAGTAGTGAGATTGATACACCATATCTAGAGTATTTGTTAGAGGCATTTGCTAATGTTGGGCTCTTTTTTCTGGTTCGATTACTATTCCGGAAATATAAAATACGCCACCTCAATATACTCCTTATTATTCTGAATCTGATAGTTATTGGTCAGGCGCTTTATGCTATACAATCGAAAGACCTTCATCGTATTAATGAGGGCGACAGAATTGTAAGCCTATCAAAAAACATTGATATTTCAGATCATAATATTACCTTATCGAAAGACAAAGAAAACGTAGTCGTTATAATGCTGGACATGATTGAAGGATGGTATTTTCAGCGTTATCTGGATGAAAATCCTAAAACCAAAACTATTTTTGATGGTTTCACCTATTACCCCAATACCGTTTCATCTACGAATTACACGGGTGGATCTATGCCTGGCCTGATTGGCGGATATGATTTCGCGCCATTAGTTCTTGATGAGGATAAAGAGCACACGCTTAGGGAAAAAATGACAATGGCCGGAGAACAGCTACGCGATAAATCGCAGGAAAATGGATACTTTTATACCTGTAGCGATTTACCTTATTGCAAGATTGACAAAGGTACTTACGACCGTTATATCCCAATTTGGAGCGATAACTGGAGCCCCTTGAAAAAGGTGTTGAACATTGGCCAGAGTCGCAATATTGGAGTTGAAATACTGCGGTATAATGCCTTGTTTTTTAGCTCTCCGTTGTTATTTAAACCTGTAATTTATGACAATGGCTCGTGGCATATGCAACAGAAGGGAATGAATGAACAAAATGACATAACCCGACATTATAATTCGTTGCGTGCATTGCCCTATATCACCGACAACAGAGCGAGCAAAAAAACATTCACATTCATGTCGTACAAAGCAACACATTTCCCGTGGGATATCATCGCCGAGGACGGTTCATTTGTACAAAATGTAGATCCTTATACAAATAATAAGTGGGGATTGGATATTGTTTCCAACTGGCTGAAGGTTCTAAAAGCCATAGATACATATGATAACACGCGTATTATAATTGCCAGTGATCATGGCTTACGCCACGCAAAAGATACAGCTGCGGTAATGATTAATCACCCTTATAAAAACATTAATTACGATAAAGTTCCCTGGGCCGATATGTTGAACTTTTCTTCGTTATTATTGGTAAAAGATTTTTCTTCCACAGGAGAGATAACAACAGATTCAACATTAATGAGTACGCTTGATGTCCAGAATATTTCGTTTAACGGTAATTCGCCATTAATGATTGATTCTATTGACAACAGAACGCTTGATGCTGTAAAAGTATCCTGGGAAATAAAAATGAATGAGAATAAAGTCTATCCAATTTTACGCCAGTATGAGATAAATCAAAACATCTTTGATATTAATAATTGGACGCGAATAAAATAA